One segment of Leptodactylus fuscus isolate aLepFus1 chromosome 7, aLepFus1.hap2, whole genome shotgun sequence DNA contains the following:
- the RXFP4 gene encoding relaxin-3 receptor 2 → MELNLTVLTAGNNSDEMAGLSVDDDATIPTYGLVSFRILISTMYSLVCALGLLGNFFVMYLIRAKKVTGLTAIDIFVFCLALSDFQFAFTLPFWAVDAMMDFSWPFGHPMCKIVLTMTVLNVYNNVFLLTAMAVTRYWSVASALSLRCRVSAYVAKWISFALWLLSLMATIPTTVFASTNKVLGDELCLLKFPGNKWLATYHLQRVIIAFVIPLVVITSSYIMLLNFLRQHKINSNNQQRQSKITNSIQLVIIVFFVCWFPNHAGIFWGILMKYEVVQWSDAYYYFHTYVYPITLCLAHSNSCLNPVIYCLMRKEFRKSLKSVFWEVTSMAGSYLPTGKDRRRNPDQETSLPLYRKSSFPPTASKDYPVASLSTITLLPEVTTKDQSQHNGQSPNRQETSIH, encoded by the coding sequence ATGGAGCTCAATCTGACTGTGCTCACGGCTGGGAACAATTCTGACGAGATGGCAGGTCTCAGCGTAGATGATGATGCCACCATACCCACGTATGGGCTGGTGAGTTTCCGAATTCTCATCTCTACTATGTACTCTTTGGTCTGTGCATTGGGATTGCTGGGCAACTTCTTTGTGATGTATCTAATAAGGGCTAAGAAGGTCACCGGTCTCACGGCCATAGACATCTTCGTCTTTTGCCTGGCTTTGAGCGATTTCCAGTTTGCTTTCACCCTACCTTTTTGGGCTGTGGATGCCATGATGGACTTCAGCTGGCCATTTGGACATCCCATGTGTAAAATCGTCCTGACGATGACCGTCCTGAACGTTTACAACAATGTTTTTCTACTGACGGCCATGGCGGTCACCAGATATTGGTCAGTGGCTTCGGCGCTGAGTCTTAGGTGCCGAGTGTCCGCCTATGTTGCCAAATGGATAAGCTTTGCTCTTTGGTTATTGTCCTTGATGGCCACCATCCCAACCACGGTTTTTGCCAGTACCAACAAAGTCCTAGGGGATGAGCTTTGTCTTCTCAAGTTCCCTGGAAACAAGTGGCTGGCCACCTACCATCTCCAGAGGGTCATCATTGCTTTCGTCATACCATTGGTGGTGATAACCTCATCTTACATTATGCTCTTGAACTTCCTGAGACAACATAAAATCAATTCCAACAACCAACAACGACAAAGCAAGATAACCAACTCCATCCAACTGGTGATCATTGTCTTCTTCGTTTGCTGGTTTCCCAACCACGCCGGCATCTTTTGGGGGATCCTGATGAAGTACGAAGTAGTGCAATGGAGTGATGCCTACTACTACTTCCATACCTACGTCTACCCAATCACCCTATGCCTTGCTCACAGCAACAGTTGTCTCAATCCTGTTATCTATTGTCTCATGAGGAAGGAATTTCGGAAATCGCTTAAATCTGTATTTTGGGAGGTGACAAGCATGGCTGGTTCTTACTTGCCCACCGGGAAGGACAGACGACGAAACCCTGATCAAGAAACTTCGCTGCCCTTGTATCGGAAATCCAGTTTTCCTCCAACAGCCAGCAAGGACTACCCAGTAGCTTCATTGTCCACCATAACCTTGCTTCCAGAAGTGACCACAAAAGACCAGAGTCAACACAACGGCCAATCGCCTAATCGCCAGGAGACCTCGATACACTAA